A window of Dorea formicigenerans contains these coding sequences:
- the uvrA gene encoding excinuclease ABC subunit UvrA, which produces MAVKNEKKQYIKIRGANEHNLKNIDLDIPRNELVVLTGLSGSGKSSLAFDTIYAEGQRRYMESLSSYARQFLGQMEKPDVESIEGLSPAISIDQKSTNRNPRSTVGTVTEIYDYFRLLYARIGIPHCPKCGREIKKQTVDQMVDQIMELPERTKIQLLAPVVRGRKGRHEKLLERAKKSGYVRVRVDGNLYELSEEIALDKNIKHNIEIIVDRLVVKPGIEKRLTDSIENVLHLAEGLMIVDIIDGEPMNFSQSFSCPDCGISIDEIEPRSFSFNNPFGACPECFGLGYKMEFDEDLMIPDKRLSISEGAITVMGWQSCTDKKSFTYAILDALSKEYDFSLDTPFQDYPQEIHDVIIHGTNGREVKVHYKGQRGEGVYDVAFEGLIRNVERRYRETSSETMKAEYEEFMRITPCRKCGGQRLKAEALAVTVGGKNIAEVTEMSIENLQTFMGSLELTQQQKMIGGQILKEIQARIKFLMDVGLDYLTLARATGTLSGGEAQRIRLATQIGSGLVGVAYILDEPSIGLHQRDNDKLLGTLKHLRDLGNSVIVVEHDEDTMRAADYIVDIGPGAGEHGGEVIACGTAEQIMKNKKSITGAYLSGRMQIPVPEHRADPSGWIKIRGARENNLKNVDVEIPLGVMTCVTGVSGSGKSSLVNEILYKRLARDLNRARVIPGKHNAIDGLEQLDKVIAIDQSPIGRTPRSNPATYTGVFDLIRDLFASTADAKARGYKKGRFSFNVKGGRCEACAGDGILKIEMHFLPDVYVPCEVCHGKRYNRETLEVKYKGKSIYDVLNMTVEEALHFFENVPSIRRKMETLYDVGLSYIRLGQPSTQLSGGEAQRIKLATELSRRSTGKTIYILDEPTTGLHFADVHKLTEILHRLSADGNTVVVIEHNLDVIKTADYIIDMGPEGGDKGGTVIAKGTPEEVAESPVSYTGKYIKPMLEK; this is translated from the coding sequence ATGGCAGTAAAAAATGAAAAAAAACAATATATTAAAATACGAGGTGCCAATGAGCATAATTTGAAAAATATAGACTTGGATATTCCAAGAAATGAACTGGTAGTTCTTACCGGACTTAGCGGTTCAGGAAAGTCCTCTCTGGCGTTCGATACCATTTATGCGGAAGGACAAAGGAGATATATGGAGTCTCTGTCTTCTTATGCAAGACAGTTCCTGGGGCAGATGGAGAAACCGGATGTGGAGAGTATTGAAGGACTTTCTCCGGCAATTTCCATTGACCAGAAATCCACGAACCGCAATCCAAGATCTACAGTAGGAACAGTGACGGAGATCTATGATTATTTTCGTCTGTTATATGCGAGAATCGGAATTCCACATTGTCCGAAATGTGGCCGTGAGATTAAGAAACAGACGGTAGATCAGATGGTAGATCAGATCATGGAACTGCCGGAGCGCACGAAGATCCAGCTCCTTGCTCCAGTTGTCCGTGGAAGAAAAGGACGCCATGAAAAGCTTCTGGAGAGAGCGAAGAAAAGCGGATATGTACGTGTGCGTGTGGACGGTAATCTGTATGAATTATCCGAAGAGATCGCATTAGATAAGAACATCAAGCATAATATAGAAATTATCGTGGATCGACTTGTGGTGAAGCCGGGAATTGAGAAGCGTCTGACGGATTCGATTGAAAATGTACTACATCTGGCAGAGGGGCTGATGATTGTTGACATTATTGACGGGGAGCCGATGAATTTCAGCCAGAGCTTTTCCTGCCCGGACTGTGGAATCAGTATCGATGAGATAGAGCCGCGAAGCTTCTCTTTCAACAATCCATTTGGCGCATGCCCGGAGTGTTTCGGACTTGGATATAAGATGGAATTTGATGAGGATCTGATGATCCCGGATAAGAGACTGAGCATCAGCGAAGGAGCGATTACCGTAATGGGATGGCAGTCTTGTACGGATAAGAAGAGTTTTACCTATGCGATTCTTGACGCGCTCAGTAAAGAATATGATTTTTCTCTGGACACGCCATTTCAGGACTATCCACAGGAAATCCATGATGTGATCATCCACGGAACGAATGGACGTGAGGTGAAAGTTCATTATAAAGGCCAGCGCGGAGAAGGTGTCTATGATGTTGCATTTGAAGGACTGATCCGCAATGTGGAACGCAGATACCGGGAGACTTCATCTGAGACAATGAAGGCAGAATATGAAGAGTTTATGAGAATCACTCCGTGTAGAAAATGTGGCGGCCAGCGACTGAAGGCGGAAGCGCTTGCAGTGACGGTCGGTGGTAAAAATATCGCAGAAGTGACGGAGATGTCCATTGAAAACCTGCAAACATTTATGGGTAGTCTGGAGCTTACGCAGCAGCAGAAGATGATCGGAGGACAAATCTTAAAAGAGATCCAGGCAAGAATTAAGTTTTTGATGGATGTAGGTCTGGATTACCTGACTCTCGCCCGTGCTACCGGAACATTATCCGGAGGAGAAGCGCAGAGAATCCGTCTTGCGACACAGATTGGTTCAGGTCTGGTGGGAGTGGCTTATATTCTGGACGAGCCGAGTATCGGCCTGCACCAGAGGGATAATGACAAACTGCTCGGAACACTGAAGCATCTGCGTGATCTCGGGAATTCTGTCATTGTCGTGGAACATGATGAGGATACGATGCGTGCGGCAGACTATATTGTGGACATTGGACCTGGTGCCGGTGAGCATGGAGGAGAAGTAATTGCATGTGGAACCGCAGAGCAGATTATGAAGAATAAAAAATCCATCACAGGGGCTTACCTTAGTGGAAGAATGCAGATTCCGGTACCGGAGCACCGCGCGGATCCGTCAGGCTGGATTAAGATCAGAGGAGCAAGGGAGAATAACTTAAAAAATGTGGATGTAGAGATCCCGCTTGGTGTGATGACCTGTGTGACAGGTGTGTCTGGATCTGGAAAGAGTTCGCTTGTAAATGAAATCTTGTACAAACGTCTTGCAAGAGATCTGAACAGAGCAAGAGTGATTCCGGGAAAACATAATGCCATTGATGGTCTGGAGCAGCTGGATAAAGTTATTGCCATTGACCAGTCACCGATTGGAAGAACACCAAGATCAAACCCGGCAACCTATACGGGAGTATTTGATCTCATCCGTGACCTTTTTGCATCTACAGCAGACGCAAAAGCACGTGGGTACAAGAAAGGAAGATTCAGTTTCAATGTGAAAGGCGGACGTTGTGAAGCCTGTGCCGGAGACGGAATCCTGAAAATCGAGATGCATTTCCTGCCGGATGTTTATGTACCTTGCGAGGTTTGCCACGGAAAGAGGTATAACCGGGAGACGCTGGAGGTAAAATACAAAGGAAAGAGTATTTATGATGTACTCAATATGACCGTGGAAGAGGCATTGCATTTCTTTGAAAATGTACCAAGTATCCGAAGAAAGATGGAGACACTTTATGATGTAGGACTTTCCTATATCCGTCTCGGTCAGCCTTCCACACAGCTTTCCGGAGGAGAGGCACAGCGGATTAAGCTGGCGACAGAACTGAGTCGGAGAAGTACGGGAAAGACCATCTATATATTAGATGAACCTACGACAGGATTACATTTTGCAGATGTGCATAAACTGACAGAGATTCTGCATAGATTATCAGCGGACGGCAATACAGTCGTAGTCATTGAGCATAATCTGGATGTGATCAAGACAGCAGATTATATTATTGATATGGGACCGGAAGGCGGTGACAAAGGCGGAACCGTTATTGCAAAGGGAACGCCGGAAGAAGTGGCTGAAAGTCCGGTATCATACACCGGAAAATATATCAAGCCGATGCTTGAAAAATAA
- a CDS encoding rod shape-determining protein, producing MAVDIGIDLGTASILVYVKGKGVILKEPSVVAFDRDSNEVKAIGEEARLMLGRTPGNIIAVRPLRQGVISDYTVTEKMIKYFVQKALGRRTFQKPRISICVPSGVTEVERNAVQQATFAAGARDVYLIEEPVAAAIGAGIDISKACGNLIVDIGGGTTDVAVISLGGTVVSTSLKVAGDDFDEAIVRYMKKKHNLLIGDRTAEDIKIKIGTTYPLIENEAMEVSGRNLVTGLPKTVTVTSAETERALQGTSNQIIEAIISVLERTPPELSADILERGIMLTGGGAKLRGLEEMIEERTGINTMTAEEPTQVVAIGTGEYVELMSARREL from the coding sequence ATGGCAGTAGATATTGGAATAGATCTGGGAACAGCCAGTATTCTTGTATATGTGAAGGGAAAGGGAGTCATACTCAAAGAACCTTCTGTCGTTGCATTTGACAGAGACAGCAATGAAGTGAAGGCAATCGGCGAGGAGGCACGTCTGATGCTGGGAAGAACGCCAGGCAATATTATCGCAGTGCGTCCTTTGCGTCAGGGAGTTATTTCCGATTATACTGTGACAGAGAAGATGATCAAATATTTTGTTCAGAAAGCACTGGGAAGAAGAACATTTCAGAAACCACGTATCAGTATCTGTGTGCCAAGCGGTGTGACGGAAGTTGAGAGAAATGCGGTACAGCAGGCGACATTTGCGGCAGGAGCCAGAGATGTCTATCTGATCGAGGAACCTGTGGCGGCAGCAATCGGGGCAGGCATCGACATTTCTAAAGCATGTGGTAATCTGATCGTAGATATCGGGGGAGGTACGACCGATGTGGCCGTAATCTCTCTTGGCGGTACGGTAGTCAGTACCTCACTGAAAGTTGCCGGAGACGATTTTGACGAGGCAATTGTACGTTATATGAAGAAAAAACACAATCTGCTGATCGGAGACCGGACCGCAGAAGACATCAAGATTAAGATTGGAACGACGTATCCTCTGATTGAAAATGAAGCGATGGAGGTCAGTGGACGGAATCTGGTTACAGGACTGCCAAAGACAGTTACGGTGACTTCGGCAGAGACAGAACGGGCACTTCAGGGAACATCCAACCAGATTATTGAAGCAATTATCAGCGTTCTGGAGCGTACGCCGCCGGAGCTTTCCGCAGATATTCTGGAACGCGGGATCATGCTGACCGGAGGTGGAGCAAAGCTTCGCGGGCTGGAAGAGATGATCGAGGAGAGAACCGGAATCAATACAATGACTGCAGAGGAGCCGACGCAGGTCGTAGCAATCGGAACCGGAGAATATGTGGAACTTATGAGCGCAAGACGGGAACTGTAA
- a CDS encoding ATP-dependent RecD-like DNA helicase, protein MEEIKGYVEHIVYRNEDNGYTVFNLNNDDGDLTCVGKFHYIEEGELLELTGEYIVHKVYGTQLQVETSKVCQPEDKVSIERYLGSGAIKGVGPSLAGRIVKKFGGDTFRIIEEEPERLAEVKGISERKAREIAIQVEEKKDMREAMIYLQKYGISTTLAARIYQHYGQSVYRVIEENPYQMADHVPGVGFKTADEIASKVGIHTDSDYRIRSGIFYTLIQSVSEGHVYLLQEVLLYRASQLLDVEVQHIEKYVMDLAMEKKVVLKESDEGLRVYSSHYYYMELTVAKMLHDLNVDFDVTPSVLEHHIHMIEEQAELALDDRQREAVMEAVRHGILIVTGGPGTGKTTTINAMIHFFEEEGADILLAAPTGRAAKRMTEATGCEAQTIHRLLEVSGNPEDDDKRDNVGFGNGFGRNAENPLESDVIIIDEMSMVDLPLMKALLDAIMPGTRLIMVGDGNQLPSVGPGRVLKDMIASDCFPVVKLEKIFRQAKESDIIVNAHKINRGEPVILDNKSMDFFFLKRSDPNVIISVVITLIQKKLPKFVDASPYEIQVLTPMRKGNLGVERLNKILQQYLNPPSPQKQEKEVGDRLLREGDKVMQIKNNYQLEWEVCTKYGMTIDKGLGVFNGDMGIIKNINTYEETVTVEYDEQRQVKYPYAILDELELAYAITIHKAQGSEYPAVVIPLLQGPRQLYNRNLIYTAVTRARKCVTLVGSDSVFQEMIQNTSEQRRNTSLAERIRELA, encoded by the coding sequence ATGGAAGAGATTAAGGGATATGTAGAGCACATTGTATACCGGAATGAAGACAACGGGTATACAGTATTTAATTTGAATAATGATGACGGAGACCTGACCTGTGTAGGAAAGTTTCACTACATTGAAGAGGGAGAACTGTTGGAGCTGACGGGAGAGTACATTGTACACAAAGTGTATGGAACTCAGCTTCAGGTAGAGACTTCGAAGGTATGTCAGCCGGAAGATAAGGTGTCGATTGAACGTTATCTTGGTTCCGGAGCTATCAAAGGTGTCGGACCGTCGCTGGCAGGACGGATCGTGAAGAAGTTCGGCGGGGATACATTCCGCATTATTGAAGAAGAACCGGAGCGTCTTGCCGAGGTAAAAGGGATCAGCGAGCGGAAAGCCAGAGAGATCGCCATTCAGGTAGAAGAAAAAAAGGATATGAGGGAAGCCATGATCTATCTGCAAAAATATGGTATTTCTACGACACTGGCGGCAAGGATTTATCAGCATTATGGTCAGAGCGTTTATCGCGTAATAGAAGAAAATCCATATCAGATGGCAGATCATGTGCCGGGAGTTGGCTTTAAGACGGCCGATGAGATTGCGTCGAAGGTCGGAATACACACAGATTCCGATTACCGGATTCGAAGTGGTATTTTCTATACATTGATTCAGAGTGTCAGTGAAGGACATGTCTATCTTCTTCAGGAGGTTCTGCTATATCGTGCCAGTCAGCTTCTTGATGTAGAGGTTCAGCACATTGAAAAGTATGTGATGGATCTTGCCATGGAGAAAAAAGTTGTTCTGAAAGAGTCTGATGAAGGGCTTCGTGTTTATTCCTCCCATTATTATTATATGGAACTCACGGTTGCAAAGATGTTGCATGATCTGAATGTAGATTTTGATGTGACACCGTCTGTTTTGGAGCATCACATCCATATGATAGAAGAACAGGCAGAACTGGCACTGGATGACAGACAAAGAGAAGCTGTAATGGAAGCAGTGCGGCACGGAATTCTGATCGTGACTGGAGGACCGGGAACCGGAAAAACGACGACAATCAATGCAATGATCCATTTCTTTGAGGAAGAAGGAGCAGATATCCTTCTTGCAGCACCGACCGGACGTGCGGCGAAGCGCATGACAGAGGCAACCGGCTGTGAGGCTCAGACCATTCATCGCCTGTTGGAAGTCAGTGGCAATCCGGAAGATGATGATAAGAGAGATAATGTCGGATTTGGAAATGGATTTGGAAGAAATGCAGAGAATCCGCTGGAGTCAGATGTGATTATCATTGATGAAATGTCCATGGTAGATCTGCCGCTTATGAAGGCACTCCTTGACGCGATTATGCCGGGAACCAGACTGATCATGGTCGGAGACGGAAATCAGCTGCCAAGTGTAGGCCCTGGAAGAGTGCTTAAGGACATGATCGCATCGGATTGTTTCCCGGTTGTAAAGCTGGAGAAAATCTTCCGGCAGGCAAAAGAGAGTGATATTATCGTAAATGCACATAAAATTAACCGTGGAGAACCAGTCATATTGGACAATAAAAGTATGGACTTTTTCTTTTTAAAACGGTCTGATCCAAATGTGATCATCAGTGTTGTAATTACGTTGATCCAGAAAAAACTTCCAAAGTTCGTAGATGCCTCACCTTATGAAATTCAGGTGCTGACACCTATGCGAAAAGGAAATCTGGGTGTGGAGAGGCTGAATAAAATCCTTCAGCAGTATCTGAATCCGCCATCACCCCAAAAGCAGGAAAAAGAAGTGGGAGACCGCCTGCTGCGTGAAGGTGACAAGGTGATGCAGATTAAGAACAATTACCAGTTAGAGTGGGAAGTCTGCACGAAATACGGAATGACCATTGACAAAGGACTGGGCGTATTTAACGGCGACATGGGAATCATCAAGAATATCAACACTTACGAGGAGACGGTTACGGTTGAGTATGACGAACAGCGCCAGGTGAAGTATCCATATGCGATTCTTGATGAGTTGGAGCTTGCTTATGCGATCACGATACATAAAGCTCAGGGAAGTGAGTATCCGGCGGTTGTGATTCCGCTTCTTCAAGGACCAAGACAGCTTTACAACCGGAATCTGATCTATACAGCAGTGACAAGAGCAAGAAAATGTGTCACACTTGTGGGCAGTGATTCAGTATTTCAGGAAATGATCCAGAATACCAGCGAGCAGCGGCGAAATACAAGTCTGGCGGAGCGAATCCGAGAACTTGCATAG
- a CDS encoding ComF family protein: protein MLDIFWPSICPFCGKVNRGGVCPLCRKAVEKLEIHEPRCLKCGKPIRCEEREFCHDCYNTEHIYERGLSVWLHKPPVNQAIYQLKYHNQRYVAKYFAQEICIKYAEEIRRWRPQALVPVPLHRKRRRKRGYNQAELLAEEIGKILGIPVVANLVKRVHYTGYQKKLDPIGRKKNLEHAFAPGGDPDRLPTDFRRVIIIDDIYTTGNTVDQVAKVLKTMGFQKVYFLTISIGQGY, encoded by the coding sequence GTGTTGGATATTTTCTGGCCTTCTATCTGCCCTTTTTGTGGAAAGGTAAATCGTGGGGGAGTATGCCCTTTGTGCAGGAAAGCTGTGGAAAAATTAGAGATTCATGAACCGCGATGCCTGAAATGTGGGAAACCAATCCGCTGTGAAGAGAGGGAATTTTGCCATGACTGCTATAACACAGAACACATTTATGAAAGAGGGCTGTCGGTGTGGCTTCATAAACCTCCGGTGAACCAGGCAATTTACCAGTTAAAATATCATAATCAGAGATATGTTGCGAAGTATTTTGCACAGGAAATCTGTATAAAATATGCAGAAGAGATCCGAAGATGGAGACCGCAGGCGCTTGTCCCGGTGCCTCTGCACAGAAAAAGGCGCAGGAAGCGTGGTTACAACCAGGCGGAGCTTCTGGCAGAAGAGATAGGGAAAATACTTGGGATTCCGGTCGTTGCGAATCTGGTAAAACGGGTTCATTACACTGGTTATCAGAAAAAGCTGGATCCCATAGGGAGAAAAAAGAATCTGGAACATGCATTTGCTCCGGGAGGAGATCCGGACAGACTTCCGACAGATTTTCGACGTGTCATTATTATCGATGATATTTACACAACAGGGAATACCGTGGATCAAGTGGCAAAAGTATTGAAAACTATGGGGTTCCAAAAAGTTTACTTTTTGACTATAAGTATTGGACAAGGGTACTGA
- the cdaA gene encoding diadenylate cyclase CdaA: protein MHVLGAVSQELYFPDAHLTDIIEILILTYLIYHIAMWLINTKAWMLMRGIVVLGIFVLLAAVFKMHTILFLARNSVTVLATAAVVVFQPELRRALEKLGEKQFLSSIVPFETNKESSRFSEDTMDSIIDAAYNMGRVKTGALIVVEQAIHLTEYESTGIKMDCLVSMQVLMNIFEHNTPLHDGAIIIRGDRIVSATCYLPLSDNMGLSKELGTRHRAAVGMSEVSDALIIVVSEENGKVSVAQGGVLDRAVTREELREKLTYIQNRKPENKNFLQHIWKGRNKDEKRTDE, encoded by the coding sequence ATGCATGTATTAGGAGCCGTCAGTCAGGAATTGTATTTTCCAGATGCGCATCTGACAGATATTATTGAAATCCTGATTTTGACATATCTGATCTATCATATTGCAATGTGGCTGATCAATACAAAAGCATGGATGCTGATGCGAGGAATTGTTGTACTTGGTATCTTTGTATTGCTTGCAGCAGTTTTTAAGATGCATACAATTTTATTTCTGGCAAGGAATTCGGTAACGGTACTGGCTACGGCGGCAGTTGTAGTATTTCAGCCGGAACTTCGAAGGGCTCTGGAAAAGCTTGGGGAGAAGCAGTTCCTGAGTTCAATCGTACCATTTGAGACGAACAAAGAAAGCAGCAGGTTCAGTGAAGATACCATGGACAGTATTATTGATGCAGCTTACAATATGGGCCGCGTGAAGACTGGAGCACTGATTGTGGTGGAACAGGCAATACATCTGACGGAGTATGAAAGTACAGGAATTAAGATGGACTGTCTCGTATCCATGCAGGTACTGATGAATATATTCGAGCACAACACACCACTTCACGATGGTGCTATTATTATCCGTGGTGACAGAATTGTATCTGCGACATGTTATCTGCCATTGTCTGATAACATGGGGCTTAGCAAGGAGCTTGGAACAAGGCACAGAGCAGCGGTAGGCATGAGTGAGGTCAGTGATGCTCTGATCATCGTTGTGTCTGAGGAGAACGGCAAGGTATCTGTAGCACAGGGAGGCGTGCTTGACCGGGCAGTAACGAGGGAAGAACTTCGCGAGAAGCTGACTTATATACAGAACAGAAAGCCGGAGAATAAGAATTTCCTGCAACATATATGGAAAGGAAGGAATAAAGATGAAAAAAGGACTGATGAATAA
- a CDS encoding CdaR family protein yields MKKGLMNNWGLKILSFLLAVMLWLIVVNIDDPVTTQTFNNIPVAVTNAEVLAATNQTYQIEDGTQNVSVTVRAKRSVLNKIKADNIKATADMKELTLQTQIPISVEITGVNYESVEVSPRNLQVKLEDEETKKFPIVPKTTGTVRDGYTLGEIQAVPEMVSIRGPKSVIDSISKVEASVSVSGLSEDVVTKSELVLYDSDNNVIDQSLLANNLGTEGVSVSVQVLETKSVKVEFDTSQITAADGYSVSDIKYEPDHVNVTGRAEELKKLKKISVPASALNMSGLTSKTEKVVDITDYLPEDISLTDENAGSVVVTVGIDKDGTKSYDISMGAIKVNNLANGLSLSYESADVLEIQIRGPGDILDQYKISDNVSIDLKNYQTAGTYTVPVTVGVPDGCVLESTVSVNVILEEK; encoded by the coding sequence ATGAAAAAAGGACTGATGAATAATTGGGGCCTTAAGATATTATCCTTCCTCCTGGCAGTGATGCTGTGGCTGATTGTGGTAAATATCGATGACCCGGTAACAACCCAGACATTTAATAATATACCGGTAGCGGTAACGAATGCAGAGGTGCTTGCGGCGACCAATCAGACTTATCAGATTGAGGATGGCACGCAGAATGTCTCTGTGACAGTACGGGCAAAGAGATCTGTACTTAATAAGATAAAAGCAGATAATATAAAAGCGACTGCAGACATGAAAGAGCTGACGCTTCAGACACAGATTCCGATCAGCGTTGAGATTACAGGAGTCAACTATGAAAGTGTAGAAGTATCTCCACGTAATCTTCAGGTAAAACTGGAAGATGAAGAGACGAAGAAATTCCCGATTGTTCCAAAGACGACAGGAACCGTCCGAGATGGCTATACACTTGGAGAGATTCAGGCAGTGCCGGAGATGGTATCTATCCGGGGACCGAAGTCTGTCATTGATTCCATCAGTAAAGTTGAGGCATCTGTCAGTGTGTCCGGATTATCTGAAGACGTTGTGACAAAATCAGAGCTTGTATTATACGATAGTGATAACAATGTGATCGACCAGTCACTTCTTGCCAATAACCTTGGTACGGAAGGTGTATCTGTCAGTGTACAGGTGCTTGAGACGAAGAGCGTTAAGGTTGAATTTGATACTTCACAGATTACAGCAGCAGACGGATATTCTGTCAGCGATATCAAGTATGAGCCGGATCATGTAAATGTGACCGGCAGAGCGGAAGAACTGAAAAAGTTGAAGAAGATCTCAGTTCCGGCATCGGCACTTAATATGTCCGGACTGACTTCTAAGACAGAGAAAGTTGTGGACATCACAGATTATCTTCCGGAAGATATTTCACTGACAGATGAAAATGCCGGATCTGTAGTTGTGACTGTAGGAATTGACAAAGATGGAACAAAATCTTATGATATTTCTATGGGAGCCATCAAGGTAAATAACCTGGCAAATGGATTATCACTAAGCTATGAATCAGCAGATGTACTGGAGATTCAGATCCGCGGGCCGGGAGATATACTGGATCAATATAAGATCAGTGATAATGTAAGCATTGATCTTAAGAACTACCAGACGGCTGGAACTTATACAGTCCCGGTAACTGTAGGCGTTCCGGATGGCTGTGTGCTTGAGAGCACGGTATCTGTAAATGTTATATTGGAAGAGAAATAA
- a CDS encoding HPr family phosphocarrier protein — protein MVSQKVKITNPTGLHLRPAGIFSNIANKFECRITFEYENSIANAKSVLSILGAGIKSGDEILLICEGDEEEKALKAMIEAIESGLGE, from the coding sequence ATGGTAAGTCAGAAAGTAAAAATCACAAATCCAACAGGACTGCATCTGCGTCCGGCTGGAATTTTCAGCAATATCGCAAACAAATTTGAGTGCCGGATCACATTTGAGTATGAGAATTCTATTGCCAACGCCAAGAGTGTACTAAGTATCCTTGGTGCCGGAATCAAATCAGGAGATGAGATTCTGCTGATCTGTGAAGGGGACGAAGAAGAAAAAGCATTAAAAGCAATGATAGAAGCTATAGAAAGCGGGTTAGGGGAGTAA
- a CDS encoding amino acid adenylation domain-containing protein produces the protein MIRNILCYAEESARRFPGKTAFADEETACTYDELIKSARAVGTRLGREVTPGKPVPVLMEKGVKAIYAFMGIVSAGCFYILLDPKLPTERLRSVLDTLQAEVLLTDPAYDKPRERLEFDGKVIMMEEALQTQEDAEYLDNVRKQSRDVDPLYAIFTSGSTGVPKGVVVSHRSVIDFIEEFTRLFNITEHDVIGNQAPFDFDVSVKDIYSTLKCGATMQIIPKKFFSFPTKLLDYLVEREVTTLIWAVSALCIISTLKGFDYKVPQKIHKVIFSGEVMPVKHLNIWKKYLPEAMYVNVYGPTEITCNCTYHIIDREYEPGENLPIGKPFPNEKVFLLDEEDREVTKPGEKGEICVSGTALSLGYYNNPEQTAKAFVQNPLNQSYLEPIYRTGDLAYYGEDGNLYFASRKDFQIKHMGHRIELGEIETALETVEGLGRSLCMYDEAKGKILAFYEGDLEKKQIVRAIGTRLPGFMIPNVFVKVEEFPLTKNGKIDRKKLEEAYESGNLTSLS, from the coding sequence TTGATTCGAAATATTTTATGCTATGCAGAGGAGTCTGCCCGGAGATTTCCGGGTAAGACTGCCTTTGCAGATGAAGAGACAGCGTGCACATACGACGAACTGATCAAAAGTGCCAGAGCAGTAGGAACGAGACTGGGAAGGGAAGTAACTCCTGGGAAACCGGTTCCTGTACTTATGGAAAAAGGCGTAAAAGCTATTTATGCATTTATGGGAATCGTATCCGCAGGCTGTTTTTATATTCTGTTGGATCCGAAACTTCCAACAGAACGTCTGAGATCAGTGTTGGATACATTACAGGCAGAAGTCCTGTTGACGGATCCGGCTTATGATAAACCAAGAGAGCGTCTGGAATTTGACGGCAAAGTCATTATGATGGAAGAGGCACTTCAGACACAGGAAGATGCGGAGTATCTTGATAATGTAAGAAAACAGAGCCGGGATGTGGATCCGCTCTACGCAATCTTCACTTCCGGTTCCACTGGTGTGCCAAAAGGTGTAGTTGTAAGCCACAGATCAGTCATTGACTTTATAGAAGAATTTACGAGATTATTCAACATTACAGAACATGATGTTATTGGAAATCAGGCACCATTCGATTTTGATGTGTCGGTAAAAGATATCTACTCTACTTTAAAATGTGGAGCAACTATGCAGATCATTCCAAAGAAGTTTTTCTCATTTCCGACAAAACTTCTGGATTATCTGGTCGAGCGGGAAGTAACGACTCTGATCTGGGCGGTCTCTGCACTGTGTATCATATCCACATTAAAAGGATTTGATTATAAAGTGCCGCAGAAGATCCATAAAGTTATATTCAGTGGAGAAGTAATGCCGGTGAAGCATCTGAACATCTGGAAGAAATATCTGCCGGAAGCTATGTATGTGAATGTTTACGGTCCGACTGAAATTACATGTAACTGTACGTATCATATTATTGACCGGGAGTATGAACCAGGAGAAAATCTTCCGATTGGAAAACCATTTCCAAATGAAAAGGTATTTCTCTTAGATGAAGAAGACCGGGAAGTGACAAAACCTGGAGAAAAAGGAGAAATCTGCGTATCCGGTACTGCTTTGTCACTTGGATATTACAATAACCCGGAACAGACGGCAAAAGCATTTGTGCAAAATCCATTGAATCAATCTTATCTGGAGCCAATCTACCGGACAGGAGATCTGGCATATTACGGCGAAGATGGGAATCTGTACTTCGCATCACGAAAAGATTTCCAGATCAAGCATATGGGACATCGCATTGAACTTGGAGAGATTGAGACTGCACTGGAGACAGTGGAAGGACTAGGTCGGAGCCTTTGCATGTATGATGAGGCAAAGGGAAAAATTCTTGCATTCTATGAAGGAGACCTGGAAAAGAAACAAATCGTCCGGGCAATCGGGACAAGACTTCCGGGATTCATGATTCCGAATGTATTTGTGAAAGTAGAAGAATTTCCACTTACGAAAAATGGAAAAATCGACCGTAAGAAACTGGAGGAAGCTTATGAATCAGGAAATCTTACAAGCTTATCTTAG